The Chryseobacterium nakagawai genome has a segment encoding these proteins:
- a CDS encoding sensor histidine kinase, whose amino-acid sequence MKIKKLNIIITLGFIAIIGILIAQLMWTRQAYNLEDKKFNQKVNIALMEVAEKLSGGKTSYTENPVQNIANDYYVVNINNEFHPIVLEYYLKTEFTRFQVNTDYVYALYNCHSDKMVYGKFMTSHQESPSNKVINFPKHKNLTYYFSIRFPDKTTYLISSLRFWYLLTFALIIILLVYVYSIYTIIQQKKFSELQRDFINNMTHEFKTPLSSILLASEALNKQDLVQENAKLQTYTSIIINQSHKLNSHIEKILNIAKNDASGLSLKPQKIIMLPFIQEIADTIQHKNADLSIEIDIENSTSIMADEFHFTNIIYNILDNSIKYCETKPVINISSYKDSKGLYLKFKDNGLGIPAKNIPHIFEKFYRVPTKRSEEVNGFGLGLFYVKKVVQQHLWKISVENNEDKGITTTLIFPFSI is encoded by the coding sequence ATGAAAATAAAAAAACTCAATATCATCATAACGCTGGGGTTCATCGCTATTATCGGAATTTTAATAGCTCAACTGATGTGGACGCGCCAGGCTTATAATCTTGAGGATAAAAAGTTTAATCAAAAGGTAAATATTGCCTTAATGGAAGTTGCGGAGAAATTATCCGGCGGAAAAACTTCCTATACGGAAAACCCTGTTCAGAATATCGCCAATGACTATTATGTAGTTAATATTAATAATGAATTTCATCCCATAGTTCTTGAATATTATCTGAAAACAGAATTCACCCGCTTCCAGGTCAATACAGATTATGTATATGCATTATATAACTGCCATAGTGATAAAATGGTGTACGGAAAGTTTATGACTTCTCATCAGGAAAGCCCAAGTAACAAAGTGATTAATTTCCCCAAGCACAAAAACCTTACCTATTACTTTTCAATCCGTTTTCCTGATAAAACAACTTATCTTATCAGCTCATTAAGATTCTGGTATCTGCTCACGTTTGCTCTTATTATTATTCTTTTGGTGTATGTTTATTCTATCTATACCATTATTCAACAAAAGAAATTTTCGGAACTGCAGCGGGATTTCATCAACAATATGACGCATGAGTTCAAAACACCTTTATCTTCCATACTTTTAGCATCCGAAGCTCTCAATAAGCAGGATCTGGTGCAGGAAAACGCTAAACTACAGACCTACACATCCATTATTATCAATCAAAGCCATAAGCTTAATAGTCATATTGAAAAAATACTGAATATTGCAAAGAACGATGCTTCCGGCTTGTCATTAAAGCCTCAAAAAATTATCATGCTTCCTTTTATTCAGGAAATTGCAGATACCATACAGCATAAAAACGCAGACCTCAGCATCGAGATAGATATTGAAAACAGCACGTCAATAATGGCTGATGAATTTCACTTTACCAATATCATTTATAATATTTTAGACAACTCCATTAAGTATTGTGAAACAAAACCGGTTATTAACATTTCATCCTATAAAGATTCAAAAGGTTTATATTTAAAGTTTAAAGACAACGGATTGGGTATTCCTGCTAAAAATATTCCTCATATTTTTGAAAAATTTTATAGGGTACCTACCAAAAGAAGTGAGGAGGTAAACGGTTTTGGGCTGGGACTATTTTATGTGAAGAAAGTAGTGCAGCAGCATCTCTGGAAAATTTCTGTAGAGAATAATGAAGACAAAGGAATTACCACCACTCTCATTTTTCCGTTTTCAATTTAA
- a CDS encoding DUF1573 domain-containing protein has product MKKLKITALLAVLAFSSFYAKMLTADAPSIVKMVADAIKWKSESIDVGNIPQGKPKLIRFEFTNTSSKPIIIQNVAPSCGCTTADYTKTPIQPGKKGFVEASYNAAAAGPFMKTVNVTTSESKTPKTLSFKGVVAS; this is encoded by the coding sequence ATGAAAAAACTAAAAATTACCGCTCTTTTGGCTGTGTTAGCATTCTCTTCTTTCTATGCTAAAATGCTTACTGCAGACGCTCCATCCATTGTAAAAATGGTTGCAGATGCTATTAAATGGAAATCAGAATCTATAGATGTAGGAAATATTCCTCAGGGAAAGCCAAAATTAATCAGATTTGAATTCACCAATACAAGTTCAAAACCGATCATTATACAAAATGTAGCCCCTTCATGCGGATGTACTACAGCTGATTATACAAAAACTCCTATCCAACCAGGAAAAAAAGGTTTTGTAGAAGCTAGTTATAACGCCGCGGCAGCAGGTCCATTTATGAAAACTGTAAATGTTACTACAAGTGAGAGTAAAACGCCTAAAACACTTTCATTCAAAGGAGTCGTTGCTTCTTAA
- a CDS encoding SDR family oxidoreductase, producing the protein MSLYTQPMLREGALKDKVAIVTGGGSGLGKAMTKYFLELGANVVITSRNLEKLQTTAKELEEQTGGKVLCVACDVRNWDEVEAMKEATLKEFGKIDILLNNAAGNFISPTEKLTHSAFDSILDIVLKGTKNCTLSVGKHWIDSKTPGTVLNIVTTYAWTGSAYVVPSACAKAGVLAMTRSLAVEWAKYGIRFNAIAPGPFPTKGAWDRLLPGDLQEKFDMKKKVPLRRVGEHQELANLAAYLVSDYSAYMNGEVVTIDGGEWLQGAGEFNMLEAIPGEMWDALEAMIKAKKSN; encoded by the coding sequence ATGAGTCTATATACACAGCCGATGTTGCGCGAAGGTGCACTGAAAGATAAAGTAGCGATTGTAACAGGAGGCGGAAGCGGCCTTGGAAAAGCCATGACCAAATATTTTCTTGAACTGGGAGCTAATGTGGTCATTACCTCCAGAAATCTGGAGAAATTACAAACTACGGCAAAGGAACTGGAAGAACAAACAGGAGGTAAAGTTCTTTGTGTAGCGTGTGATGTGAGAAATTGGGATGAGGTGGAAGCGATGAAGGAAGCAACTTTAAAAGAATTCGGTAAAATTGATATTCTTTTGAACAACGCTGCCGGAAACTTTATTTCTCCAACAGAAAAACTGACTCATTCCGCTTTTGACTCTATTTTAGATATTGTTTTAAAAGGAACAAAAAACTGTACTCTTTCTGTAGGTAAACATTGGATAGATTCTAAGACTCCTGGAACTGTTCTGAATATTGTTACAACGTATGCATGGACAGGTTCAGCCTATGTTGTGCCATCTGCGTGCGCAAAAGCAGGTGTTTTGGCCATGACAAGATCACTGGCGGTAGAGTGGGCAAAATATGGAATTCGTTTCAATGCGATTGCTCCGGGACCTTTCCCTACAAAAGGAGCATGGGACAGACTTCTTCCCGGAGATTTGCAGGAAAAATTTGATATGAAGAAAAAAGTTCCGTTAAGAAGAGTAGGAGAACATCAGGAGTTAGCTAATCTTGCTGCATATCTTGTATCAGATTATTCTGCTTATATGAATGGTGAGGTAGTGACTATTGATGGGGGAGAATGGCTTCAGGGAGCAGGAGAGTTTAATATGCTTGAAGCAATCCCAGGCGAAATGTGGGATGCATTGGAAGCTATGATTAAAGCAAAAAAATCAAACTAA
- a CDS encoding M1 family metallopeptidase produces the protein MNLKLPTLVSAITVFFFSGSVVAQETPKYDYVEAFKPFFYPQTGTETRSASGQPGHAYWQNSADYHLNVSLNESKKEITGTAEIKYTNNSPDKLSFLWLQLDQNLFAKDSRGNAVVPLSGSRNGAHGEAFEGGYTIKSVKIDGKEVKYTITDTRMQIDLSGELKARGGVAKIAIEYSFISPEYGSDRMGIQDTKNGKIFTMAQWYPRMCVYDDVMGWNTLPYVGASEFYLEYGDITANITVPANHYVVASGELLNENEVYSKEETNRWNQARNSDKTVMIRPESEIGKNKSSGTKTWKFKITQARDFAWASSAGFILDAARINLPNGKKSLAISAYPVESAGEKAWGRSTEYTKAAIEHYSKKWYGYTYPAATNVAGNEGGMEYPGIVFCHMDSKGEELWGVTDHEFGHNWFPMIVGSNERLFAWMDEGFNTFINEISTEAFNKGEYYRKKNLGQAGSFFMNDNLEPIMVGPDNMKERSIAALAYYKPGAGLSILRTSILGPEKFDKAFRTYIDRWAFKHPTPWDFFHTMENVSGEELTWFWRGWFFNKWKIDQGVKSAKYVDGDFKKGVQVTIENIGQLPVPTTVQLVFKDRTTKNVKIPIEVWKRNTEWTFKVDSNKEINEVKLDPDSQMPDINLNNNSLAL, from the coding sequence ATGAATTTAAAACTTCCAACCCTTGTTTCAGCTATTACGGTCTTTTTTTTCTCAGGATCTGTAGTAGCACAGGAAACCCCAAAATATGATTATGTAGAAGCATTTAAACCATTCTTCTATCCTCAGACAGGTACGGAAACCCGTTCTGCAAGCGGACAACCGGGACATGCCTATTGGCAGAACTCAGCGGATTATCATTTGAATGTCAGCTTGAATGAAAGTAAAAAAGAGATTACAGGTACCGCTGAAATTAAATATACCAATAATAGTCCTGATAAACTTAGTTTCCTTTGGCTGCAGCTTGATCAGAACCTCTTTGCAAAAGATTCCCGTGGAAATGCGGTTGTTCCCTTATCCGGAAGCAGAAACGGAGCTCATGGAGAGGCTTTTGAGGGTGGTTATACCATTAAATCAGTAAAAATTGATGGTAAAGAGGTAAAATATACCATTACGGATACCAGGATGCAGATTGATCTTTCTGGAGAATTAAAAGCAAGGGGTGGCGTGGCAAAAATTGCTATCGAGTATTCCTTTATTTCCCCGGAATATGGTTCAGACAGAATGGGAATACAGGATACCAAAAATGGTAAAATATTTACCATGGCACAATGGTATCCGAGAATGTGTGTATATGATGATGTTATGGGATGGAATACGCTTCCTTACGTAGGAGCTTCCGAATTTTATCTTGAATATGGAGATATTACCGCAAATATTACGGTACCAGCCAATCATTATGTTGTAGCATCTGGAGAACTTTTGAATGAAAACGAAGTTTACAGTAAGGAAGAAACCAACAGGTGGAACCAGGCAAGAAACAGTGATAAAACGGTAATGATACGTCCGGAATCCGAAATTGGTAAAAACAAATCTTCAGGAACAAAAACCTGGAAGTTTAAAATTACACAGGCCCGTGATTTTGCTTGGGCATCATCTGCCGGCTTCATTTTGGATGCAGCGAGAATCAATCTTCCGAATGGTAAAAAATCATTGGCTATTTCTGCTTATCCTGTGGAGAGCGCAGGGGAAAAAGCATGGGGAAGATCTACAGAATATACAAAAGCAGCTATAGAACATTACTCAAAGAAATGGTATGGGTATACCTATCCTGCAGCAACCAACGTAGCCGGAAATGAAGGAGGAATGGAGTATCCGGGAATCGTTTTTTGTCATATGGATTCTAAAGGAGAAGAACTTTGGGGGGTTACGGATCATGAGTTTGGACACAACTGGTTTCCGATGATCGTAGGTTCTAATGAAAGATTATTTGCATGGATGGATGAAGGGTTTAATACCTTTATTAACGAAATTTCCACAGAAGCTTTTAATAAAGGGGAGTATTACAGGAAAAAGAATTTAGGACAAGCAGGAAGCTTTTTTATGAATGATAACCTTGAACCTATTATGGTGGGACCAGATAATATGAAAGAAAGAAGTATTGCTGCTTTGGCCTATTATAAGCCTGGAGCTGGTTTATCTATTTTAAGAACATCAATTCTGGGACCTGAAAAATTTGATAAAGCTTTCAGAACTTATATAGATCGCTGGGCATTCAAACATCCTACTCCTTGGGATTTCTTTCATACGATGGAGAATGTTTCAGGAGAAGAATTAACCTGGTTCTGGAGAGGGTGGTTTTTCAATAAGTGGAAAATTGATCAGGGAGTGAAGAGTGCTAAATATGTTGACGGAGATTTTAAAAAAGGGGTTCAGGTGACAATTGAAAATATTGGACAATTACCAGTTCCTACTACGGTTCAATTGGTATTTAAAGACAGAACAACAAAAAATGTCAAAATACCTATCGAAGTCTGGAAGAGAAATACCGAATGGACTTTTAAGGTAGATTCTAACAAAGAAATAAATGAGGTTAAGCTGGATCCTGATTCTCAGATGCCTGATATTAATTTGAATAATAATAGTCTCGCATTATAA
- a CDS encoding endonuclease/exonuclease/phosphatase family protein, whose protein sequence is MNFRFSMILLMLFALGFSQDLTVMSFNIRLNVASDKENAWPERKQDVADLLTYYHPDYFGVQEALPEQMKDIKNGLKNYDYIGVGRDDGKEKGEFSAIFYDTQRLDVIKSGTFWLSETPEKPSKGWDAALNRICTYAVFKDKKSKKEFLAMNLHFDHIGNVARVKSSELILKKIKELNPKNLPVTVSGDFNLTDDTEPVKILSQNMEDTFYHSETKHYGPSGTFTAFNVNEVPKDRIDYIFTKDFKIRSHRHINDRRENLLYPSDHFPVIVKLSF, encoded by the coding sequence ATGAATTTCAGATTTTCAATGATACTCTTGATGCTTTTTGCACTGGGATTTTCACAGGACCTTACCGTAATGAGTTTTAATATCAGATTAAATGTAGCTTCAGACAAAGAAAATGCATGGCCGGAAAGAAAACAGGATGTAGCTGATCTTTTAACCTATTATCATCCGGATTATTTCGGTGTTCAGGAAGCGCTTCCTGAACAGATGAAAGATATTAAAAATGGGTTGAAGAATTACGATTATATTGGAGTAGGAAGAGATGATGGTAAAGAAAAAGGAGAGTTTTCTGCTATTTTTTATGATACCCAAAGACTGGATGTGATAAAATCAGGGACGTTCTGGTTGTCTGAAACTCCTGAGAAACCTTCAAAAGGCTGGGATGCTGCATTGAACAGAATTTGTACCTATGCTGTTTTTAAGGATAAAAAATCGAAAAAAGAATTCCTTGCGATGAATCTTCACTTCGATCATATTGGAAATGTAGCCAGAGTAAAGTCTTCAGAATTGATTTTGAAAAAGATCAAGGAGCTTAATCCAAAGAATTTGCCAGTAACAGTGAGTGGAGATTTTAATCTTACAGATGATACGGAACCGGTTAAAATTCTTTCCCAAAATATGGAGGATACTTTTTATCATTCTGAAACGAAACATTATGGACCTTCAGGAACCTTTACTGCCTTTAATGTAAATGAAGTACCTAAAGACAGAATCGATTATATTTTTACAAAAGACTTTAAGATAAGATCTCACCGGCACATCAATGACAGAAGAGAGAATCTTCTTTATCCATCAGATCATTTCCCGGTTATTGTAAAACTTTCTTTTTAA
- a CDS encoding response regulator transcription factor gives MKTKILLAEDDSDFGTILKQYLELEDFDISWYQNPEDIIPLISADFPFQMGILDVMMPNIDGFSLAKMILKEKNDFPLLFLTAKNQKIDRLTGLKIGADDYISKPCDPEELVLRIKNILKRSLSPIIEPQLKIGDYSLDTQKLLLSHPSGNVRMTVREQELLLYLLKHNHTTITRNNILDNLWETNDYFTGRSLDVFISRLRKYFCNDPNVKIQSLRGIGFEIDFPTH, from the coding sequence ATGAAAACTAAAATCCTGCTGGCAGAAGACGATTCCGATTTCGGAACAATCCTTAAACAATATCTTGAACTGGAAGATTTTGATATCAGCTGGTATCAGAACCCTGAAGACATTATCCCCTTAATTTCTGCTGATTTTCCTTTTCAAATGGGAATTCTAGATGTGATGATGCCTAATATTGACGGTTTTTCCCTTGCAAAAATGATATTAAAAGAGAAAAATGACTTCCCTCTTTTATTTTTAACCGCAAAGAACCAAAAAATTGATCGCTTAACCGGATTAAAAATAGGCGCTGATGACTACATATCCAAACCATGCGATCCTGAAGAACTGGTATTGAGAATAAAGAACATTCTGAAAAGATCATTATCACCAATTATAGAGCCTCAGCTGAAAATTGGTGACTACTCTCTGGATACTCAGAAGCTTCTCTTATCCCACCCTAGCGGAAATGTTCGGATGACAGTTCGTGAACAGGAATTGCTTTTGTACCTCTTGAAGCATAACCATACCACAATCACCAGAAATAATATTCTGGATAACTTATGGGAAACTAATGATTATTTTACTGGCAGAAGCCTTGATGTATTTATCAGCAGACTGCGCAAATATTTCTGTAATGACCCGAACGTAAAAATCCAATCCCTCAGAGGAATTGGATTTGAAATTGATTTTCCAACCCACTAA
- a CDS encoding sensor histidine kinase, with amino-acid sequence MIFKSKILISAFAALFLLLLGIQVYFMYKTYQVKERDIYRSVNDGLTNYSDNLEDIHEIKESKDDALQEIIINYHNKEISKKDFLRYFIENRKVAKERLIHYIDSRFEKDGYKISARIRYLSIVHLPDSAKVITEPIVIFETKDKIKKSHIASNGSWETSTTKRNDSDKGSVKRSNTFLVKTQTDFEIKNIKSVVFKELALLIICCIALLSGVLLLYIFTIKNLIKQQKQVKVLHTVVDNISHEFKTPIATLKIASKTLKKGWNPDTLPLIDRQISRLESLMLQLHKDETLEDVIAIEPEDWTFFIQDLSFTYPQIDFKLENKVFRQLPFDKNLMETMVKNLCENSIKYGASAVTINANNAAQNLKIEVSDNGQGMERKELKNIFEKFYRIQVNNIHNSKGLGLGLYFVKEIITSYHGKVDVFSQPGVGSTFKITIPYEN; translated from the coding sequence ATGATATTCAAGAGTAAAATTCTTATTTCTGCTTTTGCTGCCCTGTTCCTACTTTTACTGGGAATACAGGTCTACTTTATGTACAAAACCTACCAGGTCAAAGAAAGGGACATCTACAGATCTGTGAATGATGGTCTCACCAATTATTCTGATAATCTGGAAGATATTCACGAGATTAAAGAATCAAAAGATGATGCCCTTCAGGAAATTATAATCAACTATCATAATAAAGAGATCAGTAAAAAAGATTTTTTAAGGTATTTCATAGAAAACAGAAAAGTAGCTAAGGAAAGACTGATCCACTATATTGATAGCAGGTTTGAGAAAGATGGTTATAAAATTTCTGCAAGAATCCGTTATCTCTCCATTGTCCATCTTCCAGACAGCGCTAAAGTAATCACTGAACCTATTGTCATTTTTGAAACAAAAGATAAGATTAAGAAATCCCACATAGCCAGCAACGGAAGTTGGGAAACATCCACCACTAAAAGAAATGATTCAGATAAAGGATCAGTTAAAAGAAGTAATACTTTCCTGGTTAAAACCCAAACTGACTTTGAAATCAAAAATATAAAAAGCGTTGTCTTCAAAGAACTTGCTCTATTGATTATTTGCTGCATTGCTCTTCTTTCAGGTGTTCTTCTATTATATATTTTCACTATCAAAAACCTCATCAAACAACAAAAACAGGTAAAAGTTCTCCACACTGTTGTGGATAACATTTCGCATGAGTTTAAGACTCCGATTGCTACCTTAAAAATAGCATCTAAAACATTAAAAAAAGGATGGAATCCTGATACACTTCCATTGATTGACCGGCAAATTTCAAGGCTTGAAAGCTTGATGCTTCAGCTCCATAAAGATGAAACGCTAGAAGATGTAATCGCTATAGAACCAGAAGACTGGACATTTTTCATTCAGGATCTTTCTTTCACTTATCCACAAATAGATTTTAAATTAGAAAACAAAGTTTTCAGACAGCTTCCTTTCGATAAAAATCTCATGGAAACAATGGTAAAGAATCTCTGTGAGAACAGTATAAAATATGGAGCTTCTGCTGTGACCATCAATGCCAACAACGCCGCTCAGAATCTGAAGATTGAGGTTTCAGATAATGGTCAGGGTATGGAACGTAAAGAACTAAAGAATATATTTGAAAAATTCTACAGAATACAGGTCAATAATATCCATAACAGTAAAGGACTTGGGCTTGGGCTTTATTTTGTAAAAGAAATCATTACCTCCTATCACGGAAAAGTTGATGTATTCAGTCAACCAGGTGTTGGAAGTACTTTTAAAATAACCATTCCTTATGAAAACTAA
- a CDS encoding GLPGLI family protein, giving the protein MKKQIILFLVLIGILMSAQTHRFIYELQYRPNANDTSYDKEEMVLDINPEEVKFFELEFLVNDSLNILHGGISSQHTSHSEQTLIRKRNSNKNKNYFQIRMMPYYYVFETEDNIQWKIEAETKKVNNYNLQKATARFGGRNWTAWFTPDINIPEGPYKFRGLPGLVLYVEDDKKDFIYSLSRNINLPKTYDTKSFLERHYSLDPITIDFRKWIKLNLEFYSDPYARMRTEFQPDWNVKIEGQQIKSKEEFAGLTKQTQANIKKYYNPIELDKAIPYP; this is encoded by the coding sequence ATGAAAAAGCAGATTATCCTTTTTTTGGTATTGATTGGGATTTTAATGAGTGCTCAGACTCATCGGTTCATCTATGAACTTCAGTATAGACCGAATGCTAATGATACAAGCTATGATAAAGAAGAAATGGTATTGGATATTAATCCAGAAGAAGTAAAATTCTTTGAACTTGAATTTCTAGTGAATGATTCTCTTAATATTCTTCATGGTGGAATATCATCTCAGCATACCAGCCATTCTGAACAAACCCTTATTCGTAAAAGGAACTCCAATAAAAATAAAAACTATTTTCAGATCAGAATGATGCCTTATTATTATGTTTTTGAAACAGAGGATAATATCCAATGGAAAATAGAGGCTGAAACTAAGAAAGTGAATAATTATAATTTGCAGAAAGCAACAGCAAGATTCGGCGGGAGAAATTGGACTGCATGGTTTACACCGGATATTAACATTCCTGAAGGACCTTATAAATTTAGAGGATTGCCGGGACTTGTTCTGTATGTGGAAGATGATAAGAAAGATTTTATTTATTCTTTATCCCGAAATATTAACCTCCCCAAAACATATGATACAAAAAGTTTTCTAGAAAGACATTATTCATTGGATCCCATTACTATTGATTTTAGGAAATGGATAAAACTAAACCTTGAGTTTTATAGCGACCCTTACGCCAGAATGAGAACAGAATTTCAACCGGATTGGAATGTGAAAATTGAAGGGCAGCAGATTAAAAGTAAAGAAGAGTTTGCCGGATTAACTAAACAAACACAAGCTAATATTAAAAAATACTATAATCCTATAGAGCTGGATAAAGCAATTCCTTATCCATAA
- a CDS encoding outer membrane beta-barrel family protein: MNKALLFLCLPIMMLAQKQKIAGMVMNPENEKLSAVQIILYNSKNELIKELKTDSSGGFTLEGINEQNVKLVVNNKGYSVFEKNLDLENPEALQIILKRESKEIEGVVMTQRKPLVKRKVDRLEFNVENSNISSLNAWEILKNTPSVTVNNNVLTVKGSTGILVTINDKKVMLTGDELKNLLENTQGDEVKSIEVITNPPAKYEASGSAVLNIVMKKNKIEGYRGILSSKYIQTQYAKAVFGLSQYYKKDKLSLMASYYKGMGTYLREGSDYVYYPESQTRWISTMNRKDKNTNQNTLNFNVEYELDSLTNLSLNYSGYFSPKSYGIYDVPTLIYNSQDIVESQYRTLNDHESSSNNSSVSFQIDRKLNKKSSLSWINYFTGNKGDKYQDVTTHLDFAGQAPREEHFLTQNKADVQLYSTQLDYQWKGDKLELESGAKYSFVKTNSKLDFSDNENGWMEFRPEKSSNFDYKEYNFALYSSLSYNIGKWNIKGGLRAEMTDLEGIVSEPYNRNKNNYWNFFPTFYAQYTTENKHEFGFSYGKRISRPSYSWLNPAKSYYNLFSYFQGDPQLKATIIHNLNLTYSWKNWNLDFYYRKELYPSMEISYQVPETNNVVYHFTNIEKGQAFGLSLYKNFQIKPWWNVVLSENLEHNENYFNGVDGILHQNKVWNWVSNISTSFTLDKNRDWKMEMGHRYFSPGIQGPFRISSSWSAYFVMNRKFFNKKLEASFVVNDIFKTTREKVATKYANQDNYFLDYSDTQGFTLSLKYNFGNQSVKNAKAIKKTSEQDRL, encoded by the coding sequence ATGAACAAAGCGCTTCTTTTTCTGTGTCTTCCCATAATGATGCTGGCTCAAAAACAAAAAATTGCAGGAATGGTGATGAATCCCGAAAATGAAAAACTTTCGGCGGTACAAATAATTCTGTATAATTCCAAAAATGAATTGATCAAAGAGCTGAAAACAGATAGCAGTGGAGGCTTCACGCTGGAAGGTATTAATGAGCAAAATGTAAAGTTGGTGGTGAATAATAAAGGGTATTCTGTATTTGAAAAGAATCTGGATCTGGAAAATCCAGAAGCTTTACAAATTATTCTAAAAAGAGAATCTAAGGAGATAGAAGGTGTTGTGATGACTCAACGAAAACCATTAGTAAAAAGAAAAGTGGATCGCCTGGAGTTTAATGTAGAAAATAGTAATATTTCATCACTCAATGCATGGGAAATCTTAAAGAATACACCCAGTGTTACCGTCAATAATAATGTGCTTACCGTAAAAGGTAGTACAGGGATTCTGGTTACTATTAATGATAAAAAAGTAATGTTGACTGGTGATGAACTTAAAAATCTCTTGGAAAATACACAGGGAGATGAGGTGAAATCTATAGAAGTAATTACGAATCCCCCGGCAAAATATGAAGCTTCAGGAAGCGCAGTATTAAATATTGTGATGAAAAAAAATAAAATTGAAGGCTATCGCGGAATTTTGTCTTCAAAATATATTCAAACCCAATATGCAAAGGCCGTTTTTGGTCTGTCTCAATATTATAAGAAAGATAAGCTGTCCCTTATGGCAAGTTACTATAAAGGAATGGGAACTTATCTCCGGGAAGGATCAGACTATGTCTATTATCCCGAGAGCCAAACCAGGTGGATTAGCACGATGAATAGGAAGGATAAAAACACTAACCAGAATACCCTGAATTTTAATGTGGAATATGAGTTGGATAGTTTGACCAATTTAAGTCTCAACTATTCAGGGTATTTTTCTCCAAAGTCCTACGGAATTTATGATGTGCCTACATTAATATATAACAGCCAGGATATTGTAGAATCACAATACAGAACATTGAATGATCACGAATCAAGCTCCAATAATAGTTCGGTTAGCTTTCAGATTGATAGAAAACTAAATAAAAAAAGCAGTCTTTCGTGGATCAATTATTTTACAGGAAATAAAGGGGATAAATATCAGGATGTAACAACCCATCTGGATTTTGCGGGTCAAGCTCCAAGAGAAGAACATTTTCTGACTCAGAATAAGGCTGATGTTCAGCTGTATTCCACTCAATTGGATTATCAATGGAAAGGAGATAAGCTGGAGTTAGAGTCTGGTGCAAAGTACAGCTTTGTAAAAACAAACAGTAAGCTTGATTTCTCGGATAATGAAAATGGATGGATGGAATTCAGACCCGAAAAAAGCAGTAATTTTGATTATAAAGAATATAATTTTGCCCTGTATTCCTCATTATCTTACAATATAGGGAAATGGAATATTAAGGGAGGACTTCGCGCAGAAATGACCGATCTTGAGGGTATTGTTTCAGAACCTTATAATCGTAATAAAAATAATTATTGGAATTTTTTTCCAACTTTCTATGCTCAGTATACCACAGAAAATAAGCATGAATTTGGATTTTCTTATGGGAAAAGGATCAGCAGACCTTCTTACTCATGGTTGAATCCAGCGAAATCTTATTACAACCTGTTTTCCTATTTTCAAGGTGACCCTCAGTTAAAAGCTACAATTATCCATAACCTAAATCTTACTTATTCCTGGAAGAATTGGAATTTGGATTTTTACTATCGCAAAGAGCTGTATCCATCTATGGAAATTTCATACCAGGTGCCGGAAACTAACAATGTGGTATATCATTTTACCAATATTGAAAAAGGGCAAGCATTTGGGCTGAGTTTATATAAAAATTTCCAGATAAAGCCTTGGTGGAATGTTGTACTATCTGAAAACCTGGAGCACAATGAAAACTATTTCAACGGAGTGGATGGAATATTGCATCAGAATAAAGTCTGGAATTGGGTATCTAATATTTCTACCAGCTTTACTCTGGATAAAAACAGGGACTGGAAAATGGAAATGGGACATCGGTATTTCTCTCCGGGAATACAGGGCCCTTTCAGGATTTCCAGCAGTTGGTCTGCATACTTTGTGATGAATAGAAAATTTTTCAATAAAAAGCTAGAAGCATCATTTGTTGTGAATGATATTTTTAAAACTACGCGAGAGAAAGTCGCTACCAAATATGCCAATCAGGATAACTATTTCCTGGATTATTCAGATACGCAGGGCTTCACCCTGTCGCTGAAGTACAACTTTGGAAATCAATCTGTGAAAAATGCCAAAGCAATTAAAAAAACATCTGAACAGGATAGACTTTAG